Proteins encoded by one window of Leptospira barantonii:
- the rfbF gene encoding glucose-1-phosphate cytidylyltransferase has translation MKTVLLCGGLGTRLSEETTVKPKPMVEIAGKPILWHIMKIYEHYGFGDFILALGYKGEVIKDYFLNYHARMSDLTVSLKSGGVEYSNPTAEDWKVQLIDTGALTMTGGRLLRLKDHLKETFMVTYGDGVSNVDIQKLLSFHKSHGKLATVTAVRPPVRFGELSISGNQVIRFQEKPQAEEGWINGGFFVFEPEVLNYIADDTVMLERVPLEALAQAGELMAFHHHGYWQCMDTLRDKQTLEELWQHNKAPWKLSH, from the coding sequence ATGAAAACTGTATTACTTTGCGGTGGTTTGGGAACTCGTCTGAGTGAAGAGACGACTGTAAAACCCAAACCAATGGTGGAAATCGCCGGAAAGCCGATTCTTTGGCATATAATGAAAATTTACGAACACTACGGTTTCGGAGATTTTATATTAGCTTTAGGTTATAAAGGTGAGGTGATTAAGGATTATTTTTTAAACTATCACGCAAGAATGAGCGATCTTACCGTTAGCTTGAAATCCGGAGGAGTGGAATACTCGAATCCGACCGCGGAAGATTGGAAAGTTCAGTTGATCGACACCGGAGCTCTCACGATGACTGGCGGAAGATTGTTGCGCCTAAAGGATCATTTAAAGGAAACCTTTATGGTAACGTATGGAGACGGGGTTTCCAACGTGGACATTCAAAAACTTTTAAGTTTTCATAAGTCTCATGGAAAACTTGCGACCGTAACGGCAGTTAGACCTCCGGTTCGATTCGGAGAATTATCGATATCGGGCAATCAAGTCATACGATTTCAAGAAAAACCGCAAGCGGAAGAGGGATGGATCAACGGCGGGTTTTTCGTCTTCGAACCTGAAGTTCTGAATTATATAGCCGATGATACGGTTATGTTGGAAAGAGTTCCTTTGGAAGCGCTCGCTCAAGCCGGTGAGTTGATGGCTTTTCATCATCACGGTTATTGGCAATGTATGGATACTCTTAGAGATAAACAAACGCTGGAAGAGTTGTGGCAACACAATAAAGCTCCTTGGAAATTGAGCCATTGA
- the rfbG gene encoding CDP-glucose 4,6-dehydratase: MFQNIYKNKRVFITGHTGFKGSWLAVWLHSLGAEVAGFSLDIPTSPNHFELLDLGKKIKDYRGDIRDRKVLSDAIDDFKPQIIFHMAAQALVRKSYQDPTSTFETNVMGMVNLLDIVRTRDWVEVAVLITSDKAYRNDEWCWGYRETDALGGHDPYSGSKSCADLVAHSFYHSYFKESKTRIAITRAGNVIGGGDWAADRIVPDCIRAWSSKESVSIRSPLATRPWQHVLEPLSGYLLLGAKLYEGQKDLIGEAFNFGPDANVNQTVSELLDAMVERWPGMKWGVPEGYEGGGKEANLLKLSCDKVLFHLKWQAVLGFSETVDFTVNWYRNWLEKKENVYDFTLSQINFYCELASKKNYVWIR; encoded by the coding sequence ATGTTTCAGAATATATATAAGAATAAAAGAGTTTTTATAACCGGACATACCGGATTTAAAGGATCCTGGTTGGCCGTATGGTTGCATTCCTTAGGTGCGGAAGTCGCCGGATTTTCTTTGGACATTCCTACGTCTCCGAATCATTTTGAACTGCTCGATCTCGGTAAAAAGATCAAGGATTATCGCGGAGATATCCGAGATCGAAAAGTATTATCGGATGCGATAGACGATTTTAAACCGCAGATCATATTTCACATGGCCGCTCAAGCTCTTGTAAGAAAATCGTATCAAGATCCGACTTCAACCTTCGAAACGAACGTAATGGGAATGGTAAATCTGCTCGATATCGTTCGAACCAGAGATTGGGTGGAGGTTGCCGTTTTAATTACAAGCGACAAGGCTTATCGAAACGACGAATGGTGTTGGGGATATCGTGAAACGGACGCGTTAGGCGGTCATGATCCTTACAGCGGTTCGAAAAGTTGCGCTGATTTGGTCGCACATTCTTTCTATCATTCTTATTTTAAAGAATCGAAAACGAGGATTGCGATTACACGTGCGGGTAACGTAATCGGAGGCGGGGATTGGGCCGCGGATCGAATCGTTCCGGATTGTATTCGCGCCTGGTCCTCCAAGGAATCGGTCTCGATTCGAAGTCCGTTGGCAACACGTCCTTGGCAACATGTCTTGGAACCTCTGAGCGGCTATTTATTGTTAGGCGCTAAATTGTACGAAGGTCAAAAGGATCTAATCGGCGAAGCGTTTAATTTCGGTCCCGATGCGAACGTAAATCAGACCGTTTCGGAATTGTTGGATGCCATGGTGGAAAGATGGCCGGGAATGAAATGGGGTGTTCCGGAAGGATATGAAGGTGGTGGAAAAGAAGCCAACCTACTTAAACTTTCGTGCGATAAAGTTTTGTTCCATCTTAAATGGCAGGCCGTCTTGGGTTTTTCGGAAACGGTGGACTTTACGGTGAACTGGTATCGAAACTGGTTGGAAAAAAAAGAAAACGTCTACGACTTCACTCTTTCGCAAATCAATTTTTATTGCGAACTCGCATCTAAAAAGAATTACGTCTGGATTCGTTAA
- a CDS encoding 4-hydroxy-2-oxovalerate aldolase, with amino-acid sequence MIKEFINNFQHPILLDCTIRDGGYAINFQFSARDTRNICSNLDKAGIRLIEVGHGLGLGASNPSNGIAFETDEDYISTAKSVTKNSFIGAFFIPGVGKKEDIKRAKDAGLDFIRIGKDVTDLEATKSFIEYSQELGLHVSLNMMKSYAVNSSELAKIIKNLQGWGVDAICLVDSAGCMLPEQISEYVSVIRDNSEAPVGFHGHNNLGMANANSLAALKSGAKFVDGTLRGMGRSAGNAQTEAMAFIFQEYGFDTNLDPFLLLEMSETIIEPLMLYPQGLSSMDIVIGISKFHSGHLPRFKRILKRYDVDLRKLIIGVSKVNCINPSDELIESVAKDLARIDEFS; translated from the coding sequence ATGATAAAAGAATTTATAAATAATTTTCAGCACCCGATCCTACTCGACTGCACGATTCGAGACGGCGGCTACGCAATCAATTTCCAATTCTCGGCGCGGGACACGAGAAATATCTGTTCCAACCTGGATAAGGCCGGCATTCGTTTGATCGAAGTCGGGCATGGACTCGGACTTGGAGCCTCCAATCCTTCCAACGGAATCGCGTTTGAAACGGACGAGGATTATATATCCACGGCTAAGTCGGTTACTAAAAATTCTTTTATAGGCGCTTTTTTTATTCCGGGAGTGGGGAAGAAGGAAGATATAAAAAGAGCGAAAGACGCCGGTCTGGATTTTATCCGAATCGGGAAGGACGTCACCGATTTAGAAGCGACCAAAAGTTTTATAGAATATTCCCAAGAGTTGGGACTACACGTAAGTTTAAACATGATGAAATCATACGCCGTTAATTCATCGGAACTTGCGAAAATTATAAAGAATCTTCAAGGTTGGGGCGTTGACGCGATTTGTTTAGTCGATTCGGCCGGATGTATGTTGCCAGAACAAATCAGCGAATACGTTTCGGTTATCAGAGATAACTCCGAAGCGCCCGTCGGATTTCACGGTCATAACAACTTAGGAATGGCGAATGCGAATTCTCTTGCCGCATTAAAAAGTGGGGCGAAATTCGTGGACGGCACGTTACGCGGAATGGGAAGAAGCGCCGGCAACGCACAGACGGAAGCGATGGCGTTTATCTTTCAGGAATACGGTTTTGATACGAACCTCGATCCGTTTCTACTATTGGAGATGTCCGAAACCATCATAGAACCTTTGATGTTGTATCCCCAAGGTTTAAGTTCTATGGATATCGTCATAGGAATTTCAAAGTTTCATTCGGGACATCTTCCTCGTTTCAAACGCATTCTCAAAAGATACGATGTGGATTTGCGTAAGTTGATTATCGGCGTATCGAAGGTAAATTGTATCAATCCGAGCGACGAGCTGATCGAGTCGGTTGCTAAGGATTTAGCAAGAATCGACGAGTTTAGTTGA
- a CDS encoding class I SAM-dependent methyltransferase, producing the protein MNLDELNNVDKKLIERYSTRYQKFGQDPRTLGWDNKTNQEIRFKNAVRGVDISGKKILDIGCGFADFNQFLLNDSGGKNFEYSGADINPDLIGECKTRFPKSNFEIVNILSEPGRIQENSYDVVSMFGVLNFKFAEIQNLDFAKGMIEQAFRYAKEVLVVDMLSQVFDAKYPPDDFVYYYDPAEMLKFALTLTPHVSLIQDYISIPQREFVLQLRKSPI; encoded by the coding sequence ATGAATTTGGATGAATTAAACAACGTAGATAAAAAATTAATCGAAAGATATTCCACACGATATCAAAAATTCGGTCAAGACCCTCGAACCCTCGGTTGGGATAATAAAACGAATCAGGAGATTCGTTTTAAGAATGCGGTTCGCGGTGTGGATATTTCCGGAAAAAAAATACTGGATATCGGTTGCGGTTTCGCCGATTTCAATCAATTCTTACTGAATGACTCCGGAGGAAAAAACTTCGAATACTCCGGTGCGGATATAAATCCGGATCTCATCGGCGAATGTAAAACTCGATTTCCGAAAAGTAATTTCGAGATCGTGAACATCCTAAGCGAACCCGGTCGAATCCAAGAAAATTCCTACGATGTTGTATCCATGTTCGGAGTTTTAAACTTTAAGTTTGCGGAAATTCAAAATTTAGATTTTGCTAAAGGTATGATCGAACAGGCTTTCCGTTACGCTAAAGAAGTTTTGGTCGTGGACATGCTCAGTCAGGTTTTTGATGCGAAGTATCCGCCGGATGATTTCGTTTATTATTACGATCCTGCGGAGATGTTAAAATTCGCCCTCACGCTCACTCCGCATGTCAGCCTGATTCAGGATTATATTTCGATTCCGCAAAGAGAGTTTGTTTTACAATTAAGGAAAAGTCCAATATGA
- a CDS encoding LIC12162 family transferase has product MKRYLVTTADERTWKKDVPILFLGEWCRRYDRKHVWNGLDYEVALPYGVDPKVKRNDFDYLESLRLVFLNEITEALNRLHSVSYSTRYWNLVLGHWILRYLRVFYNRYKTIEQVLDRYEISGTTQLKFDEYDLAPNDSNSLVANSNLDFWNHVICIELLKFFDFENFENVHEAVRIKTLSVAPNSKPTWKKIVLFFLNSILPSLSRKSDAFLINTYLPFQYELSLQIRLAQIPQLWRSPDLPEWGINGNLRQSFQLPNSEGRSFETFAWKMLPKAMPLCFIEGFPEILENSKSLKWPKKPRFIFTSNNFDTDENFKVWAAGKTLQGIPYIVGQHGNNYGTMHGIQNSPELVNTDSFVTWGWSRTEKHIPGFVFTKCNEKLGEYDSNGGLLLIEFPPAMRLGPEDSWFDFTKYFEEQLVFYKSLPDEIRNQTIVRLHNSFKRFDWFDEERWKDFDSNVKIDSSRLKLKELILKSRLVVHSYDSTGILETLSLNIPTLCFWRNEFTHLVEEAIPFYQNLKRVRIFHSSPQEATQFIAMNWASIDDWWYSEDVQSVRRSFCEKYAMRSKHPISTLKKILLDVSKN; this is encoded by the coding sequence TTGAAGCGATATCTCGTAACTACGGCCGACGAACGAACCTGGAAGAAGGACGTTCCTATCTTATTCTTAGGAGAATGGTGTAGACGTTACGACAGGAAACACGTTTGGAACGGTTTGGATTACGAGGTCGCCCTTCCTTACGGAGTCGATCCAAAAGTTAAAAGGAATGATTTCGATTATTTAGAAAGTTTAAGATTGGTTTTCTTAAACGAAATTACGGAAGCTCTGAATCGACTTCACTCCGTTTCGTATTCGACCCGTTATTGGAATCTTGTATTAGGTCATTGGATTTTAAGATACCTTCGCGTATTTTACAACAGATATAAGACGATCGAACAGGTTCTCGATCGTTATGAGATTTCCGGAACCACTCAGTTGAAATTCGACGAGTATGATTTAGCGCCAAACGATTCGAATTCTTTGGTTGCGAATTCGAATCTGGATTTTTGGAATCACGTTATTTGCATCGAGTTACTTAAATTTTTTGACTTTGAAAATTTCGAGAATGTGCATGAAGCGGTTCGTATCAAAACCCTCTCGGTCGCTCCTAATTCGAAGCCTACTTGGAAGAAAATCGTATTATTCTTTTTGAATTCTATTTTACCGAGTTTATCAAGAAAATCAGATGCTTTTTTAATAAACACATATTTACCCTTTCAATACGAATTGAGTCTACAGATTCGATTGGCGCAGATCCCGCAGCTATGGAGAAGTCCAGATTTGCCGGAATGGGGGATTAACGGGAATCTCAGACAGTCGTTCCAACTTCCCAATTCGGAAGGACGAAGTTTTGAAACCTTTGCTTGGAAAATGTTACCGAAGGCTATGCCTCTTTGTTTTATTGAAGGTTTTCCGGAGATACTCGAAAATTCAAAAAGTTTAAAATGGCCTAAAAAACCTCGTTTTATATTTACTTCCAATAATTTTGATACGGACGAAAACTTTAAGGTTTGGGCGGCAGGGAAGACTCTCCAGGGGATCCCATACATTGTTGGTCAACATGGCAATAATTATGGGACGATGCACGGAATTCAAAATTCACCGGAATTGGTAAATACTGATTCTTTTGTAACTTGGGGTTGGAGTCGCACTGAGAAACATATTCCTGGGTTTGTTTTTACTAAGTGCAATGAGAAACTGGGAGAGTATGATTCGAATGGAGGACTTTTGTTAATCGAGTTTCCTCCGGCAATGCGTCTTGGTCCCGAAGATAGTTGGTTTGATTTTACGAAATATTTTGAAGAGCAATTGGTTTTTTATAAAAGTTTGCCGGATGAAATCCGAAATCAGACGATAGTCAGGCTTCACAATTCTTTTAAACGTTTCGATTGGTTTGACGAGGAGCGGTGGAAAGATTTTGATTCAAACGTTAAGATCGATTCGAGCCGTTTAAAGTTAAAAGAACTAATACTAAAATCAAGACTTGTAGTGCATTCTTATGATTCCACTGGAATCCTGGAAACATTAAGTCTTAACATTCCCACACTCTGCTTTTGGAGAAATGAATTTACGCATTTAGTTGAAGAGGCGATTCCTTTTTATCAAAATTTGAAACGAGTTCGGATTTTTCATTCTTCACCTCAAGAAGCAACGCAGTTTATAGCTATGAATTGGGCTTCAATTGACGATTGGTGGTACAGTGAAGACGTTCAGTCGGTCCGGCGGTCTTTCTGCGAAAAATATGCGATGAGATCTAAACATCCGATCTCGACGTTGAAAAAAATTCTCCTAGATGTTTCGAAAAATTGA
- a CDS encoding glycosyltransferase yields MYRVWSCQALESSVHNRVTILLNREHWAFQETKDLFRGNEAVKIERLDVRLPEEWVNNGLEPFSSNLIGKIVRKFIYNLITFLSSPFFLFILVLKLRRINPDVLYCHSGGWPGGKLSRLLMIASKLLNIKNRILVLHNFPAIQGKVLKFLYSFPRFIQAKMMEFSATDIVAVSEALKDVLEAEVFERKLKMIYNGLPVDLTLDQPKEVSLLNWKPKEQRVVGFIGSLTPPKAPHTLVEAFEFVTAKCELALLGPGDPTYIGYLKQISSTYKNPVSFLGFHNDVNQFLKQVDLLVVPSSHFESFGMVILESMRMKKPVICTDFGGMKEVVANGKTGMVVPAKNIKAMGSAIDYLLKNPKISKEMGLAGYKRFLEEFTSSKMNSEYEKLCTIV; encoded by the coding sequence ATGTATCGGGTTTGGAGTTGCCAGGCCCTTGAGTCCAGTGTCCATAATCGTGTAACGATATTATTGAATCGAGAACACTGGGCTTTTCAGGAAACGAAGGATCTGTTTAGAGGGAATGAGGCCGTAAAGATAGAGAGACTCGATGTTCGACTTCCGGAAGAATGGGTCAACAATGGTTTAGAACCGTTTTCATCCAATCTAATCGGAAAAATCGTACGGAAATTTATTTATAACTTAATAACGTTTCTATCAAGTCCGTTTTTCTTGTTCATCCTTGTTCTCAAACTTCGAAGGATAAATCCGGATGTTCTCTACTGCCATAGCGGTGGATGGCCCGGAGGAAAGCTCAGCCGACTTTTAATGATCGCATCCAAATTGTTGAATATTAAAAATCGAATTTTGGTGCTTCATAACTTTCCCGCAATACAAGGCAAGGTCTTAAAATTTCTATATTCTTTCCCGAGGTTCATTCAGGCGAAGATGATGGAATTCTCCGCAACCGATATCGTTGCAGTTTCCGAAGCGTTGAAAGATGTTTTGGAAGCCGAGGTTTTTGAAAGAAAACTCAAGATGATTTACAACGGCCTTCCCGTGGATCTTACTTTGGATCAACCCAAGGAAGTAAGTCTTTTAAATTGGAAGCCGAAAGAACAAAGGGTAGTCGGTTTCATCGGTTCTTTGACACCGCCTAAGGCTCCGCATACTTTGGTGGAAGCTTTCGAGTTCGTAACCGCAAAATGTGAGCTCGCTCTTTTGGGTCCCGGAGATCCCACTTATATCGGTTATTTAAAGCAGATCTCGTCGACTTATAAAAACCCGGTCAGCTTTTTAGGCTTTCATAACGATGTGAATCAGTTTTTAAAACAAGTGGATTTATTGGTCGTACCTTCTTCTCATTTTGAAAGTTTCGGAATGGTGATCCTGGAAAGTATGAGAATGAAGAAACCCGTGATCTGTACCGACTTCGGCGGCATGAAAGAAGTTGTTGCGAACGGAAAAACGGGAATGGTTGTTCCTGCTAAAAATATAAAAGCGATGGGGAGCGCGATCGATTACTTGCTTAAGAACCCGAAAATAAGTAAAGAGATGGGTCTTGCCGGTTATAAACGCTTTCTCGAAGAATTTACTTCTTCAAAAATGAATTCTGAATACGAAAAACTTTGTACAATTGTTTAA
- a CDS encoding ATP-grasp domain-containing protein: MKKLMIIGATWEQLPLIQTAKSKGYYVVATDSNPEAIGLPYADATENLDPRDLGKALAIAKKHQVQGAVADECDYSHYAATYVNETLGFPTDGIAAAQFTTNKRWMRERCREHHILQPRFVACRTLEEVDAAAELIGLPVIVKPTDNRGSFGVHKVEKKEDLKAAYLDSLLNAHSREVLVEAFIEGIHLTVDGCMDQNGEHHNLAIASKKVTPGDKPIITEVLYPAAISPESIDHVLKTNSAVIEALQIKKGATHSEYVLDDKGRCFLLETATRGGGVLTSAKIIPEVSNVNISELLIANAMNEKYSVNLSFNRKAAILTFFIFSPGKVKSIEGLDKVSAMPEVLHIQLSIKPGDTLSPMQSGADRHGFAIITAEDVPSLQKMRETIFNSIKIQYE; the protein is encoded by the coding sequence GTGAAAAAATTGATGATCATCGGCGCAACTTGGGAGCAACTTCCTCTCATTCAAACCGCTAAAAGCAAAGGTTATTACGTAGTTGCCACCGATTCGAACCCGGAAGCGATCGGATTACCATACGCGGATGCTACGGAGAATTTAGATCCAAGAGATTTGGGCAAGGCTTTGGCGATTGCGAAAAAACACCAAGTGCAGGGAGCCGTTGCGGACGAATGCGATTATTCTCATTACGCGGCAACCTACGTAAACGAGACCTTGGGCTTTCCGACGGATGGAATTGCGGCCGCACAATTTACGACGAATAAAAGATGGATGAGAGAAAGATGCAGAGAACATCATATTCTTCAGCCTCGTTTTGTAGCTTGTAGAACTTTGGAAGAAGTGGACGCCGCCGCGGAATTGATCGGACTTCCCGTAATCGTTAAACCGACGGATAACAGAGGTAGTTTCGGAGTTCACAAAGTGGAGAAGAAAGAAGATCTGAAAGCGGCTTATCTTGATTCTTTACTGAACGCACATTCTCGAGAAGTTCTCGTCGAAGCGTTTATCGAAGGAATTCATTTAACCGTGGACGGTTGTATGGATCAAAACGGAGAACATCATAATTTAGCGATCGCTTCCAAAAAAGTAACACCCGGCGACAAACCCATCATTACGGAGGTTCTTTATCCCGCGGCGATTTCTCCGGAATCAATCGATCATGTTTTAAAAACGAATTCGGCCGTAATCGAAGCCCTTCAAATTAAAAAAGGAGCGACACATTCGGAATACGTTTTAGACGATAAGGGACGTTGTTTCTTATTGGAAACCGCGACTCGAGGGGGAGGGGTTCTTACTTCCGCAAAAATCATACCCGAAGTGAGTAACGTAAACATTTCGGAATTGCTGATCGCGAACGCGATGAACGAAAAATATTCCGTAAATCTTTCCTTCAACAGAAAGGCCGCGATCTTGACCTTTTTTATTTTCTCTCCCGGAAAAGTAAAATCGATCGAAGGATTGGATAAGGTAAGCGCGATGCCCGAAGTCTTACACATTCAACTTTCCATAAAACCGGGAGACACGTTATCGCCGATGCAATCGGGAGCGGATAGGCACGGTTTTGCGATCATCACCGCCGAGGACGTTCCGTCTTTGCAGAAAATGCGCGAAACGATTTTTAATTCGATTAAAATTCAATACGAGTAA
- a CDS encoding glycosyltransferase, with product MNLTKNKKAVFFTETGEGIGYGHLIRCEALRNSFESHGLETDITMFVRDWPEFKYERSTFQNWMDMNVPIPSGDIAVVDSYISNSDALKRISENFSYTAVIDDFNRIHYPFDLIVNPNVHGSEIQYDGQTARIISGNRYTILRPQFKERRNDFIVRDTIQKVIITSGGSDYRHLIPKFSTFVGRYPDIEFIALAGIDEYADELNRKYQIPNLKILKKLDAQSMIDLLCTSDLVITAAGQTMNELAFLGIPFIAICIDYDQVNNIKSFFERGCVREILNWDDPSLLEKVSKSIDVLKPKSERAKLYQIGQSLIDGKGADNLAAQILEFSSEATSNVG from the coding sequence ATGAATCTTACTAAAAATAAAAAAGCGGTCTTTTTCACGGAAACCGGAGAAGGAATCGGATACGGACATTTGATTCGTTGCGAGGCCCTTCGTAATTCATTCGAAAGTCATGGTCTCGAAACCGATATTACGATGTTTGTTCGGGATTGGCCCGAATTCAAATATGAACGTTCTACGTTTCAGAATTGGATGGATATGAACGTTCCGATTCCATCCGGAGATATCGCCGTTGTCGATTCTTACATATCGAATTCGGACGCTTTGAAAAGAATTTCGGAAAATTTTTCTTACACAGCGGTTATCGATGATTTCAACCGAATTCACTATCCATTTGATTTAATCGTAAATCCGAATGTTCACGGTTCCGAGATTCAATACGACGGGCAGACCGCGCGGATAATTTCAGGAAATCGTTATACGATTCTGAGACCTCAATTTAAGGAAAGACGAAACGATTTTATAGTCAGAGATACGATCCAGAAAGTGATTATAACGAGCGGCGGAAGCGATTATAGACATTTAATTCCGAAATTTTCGACGTTTGTTGGTCGATATCCGGATATCGAGTTCATCGCTTTGGCGGGAATCGACGAATATGCGGATGAGTTGAATCGTAAATATCAAATTCCTAATTTGAAGATTCTGAAAAAATTGGACGCTCAGTCCATGATCGATCTGTTATGTACTTCCGACCTCGTTATAACCGCCGCGGGACAAACCATGAACGAACTCGCTTTTCTCGGCATTCCGTTTATCGCGATCTGTATCGACTACGATCAGGTGAATAATATAAAATCCTTCTTTGAAAGAGGTTGTGTCCGAGAAATTCTCAACTGGGACGATCCATCCCTTTTGGAAAAAGTTTCCAAATCGATCGATGTATTAAAGCCGAAGTCGGAAAGAGCGAAATTATACCAAATAGGGCAGTCGCTCATCGATGGAAAAGGGGCCGATAATCTTGCGGCTCAAATTCTGGAATTTTCTTCGGAAGCGACTTCAAATGTCGGATAA
- a CDS encoding amidohydrolase family protein, which translates to MIIDMFIHPIVKPSEADLFNIDPNSVSVVGDHLANAFKKNDISHGVICFFDIKFLKNETHLNAFRQSRNDNLFSYSYLIDFRDPEWLMSLTLAAKEGFKSITFHSYLQEIKESDFDKIQKICIEAEKLGLYINVCSAFGSKKIYKYYSLPLAVHILDAVSCPVLLVHAGGGKLIEALQIAEMYPNAYLETSFSVTFWKNSSVEMDLAYGIRKYGADRFMFGSDFPFVSLETAIEDHNLFFKKFGFGQTEIDQVMFQTSKKVLNLK; encoded by the coding sequence ATGATTATCGATATGTTCATTCACCCCATCGTCAAACCGAGCGAAGCGGACCTATTCAATATAGATCCGAATAGCGTCTCGGTTGTCGGCGATCATTTAGCGAACGCATTTAAGAAGAATGATATCTCGCATGGAGTGATTTGTTTTTTCGATATTAAATTCTTAAAGAACGAAACACATTTGAATGCGTTTCGCCAATCGAGAAACGATAACTTATTTTCTTATTCTTATTTGATCGACTTTAGAGATCCGGAGTGGTTGATGTCTTTGACCTTAGCCGCGAAAGAAGGTTTTAAATCGATCACCTTCCATTCTTACCTGCAGGAAATCAAAGAATCCGATTTCGATAAGATCCAAAAGATTTGTATCGAAGCGGAAAAATTAGGTCTTTATATCAACGTTTGTTCCGCGTTCGGCAGTAAGAAGATCTATAAGTATTACAGTCTTCCCTTGGCGGTTCATATTTTAGACGCGGTTTCTTGTCCGGTGTTGCTTGTTCACGCGGGTGGCGGAAAGTTAATCGAAGCGTTACAGATCGCCGAAATGTATCCAAACGCGTATTTAGAAACTTCGTTTTCGGTTACGTTTTGGAAGAATAGTAGCGTAGAAATGGACTTGGCTTACGGTATTCGAAAATACGGAGCGGATCGTTTTATGTTCGGTTCCGATTTTCCGTTCGTATCCTTGGAGACGGCGATCGAAGATCACAATCTATTCTTTAAGAAATTCGGCTTCGGTCAAACCGAGATCGATCAGGTGATGTTTCAGACTTCTAAGAAAGTATTAAACTTAAAATGA
- a CDS encoding dTDP-4-dehydrorhamnose 3,5-epimerase family protein, which produces MESFLEGVIVTSLKEIFDPKGSVLHMIRVDDPEYKGFGECYFSEVSPGAIKAWKLHTKQTQNFTVPVGKIKLVLFDDRENSSTKGKIQEIILGRPGHYQRVKIPPKIWYGFTCVSEEKAMIANFTDIPHDPNESERLPESDPLVPFTWSS; this is translated from the coding sequence ATGGAATCTTTTTTAGAAGGTGTTATCGTAACCTCGCTCAAAGAAATCTTCGATCCGAAAGGATCGGTCTTACACATGATCCGCGTCGACGATCCCGAATATAAAGGATTCGGAGAATGTTATTTTTCGGAAGTAAGTCCGGGTGCGATTAAGGCTTGGAAATTACATACGAAACAAACGCAGAATTTTACGGTTCCGGTCGGGAAGATAAAATTAGTTCTTTTTGACGATCGCGAGAATTCCAGTACGAAAGGAAAGATTCAGGAAATTATTTTAGGAAGACCGGGACATTACCAAAGAGTAAAGATACCGCCTAAAATTTGGTACGGCTTTACATGTGTCTCCGAAGAAAAAGCTATGATCGCGAATTTTACGGACATACCTCACGATCCGAATGAATCCGAACGATTACCGGAATCGGATCCTCTTGTTCCGTTTACTTGGAGTTCATGA